The stretch of DNA TTCATTAATACATCAAAAATAACCCATGACATTGTAATAACTAAGATCAAAACCGTTGCAGCAATTATTTTTGCTGTAACAACTATTTTGCGTCCATGGCGTGTGCTGTATATCAATTGGTCCATTCCAGTACTTGTTTCATTTACAAAAACTGAAGCTAGTCCAACTAGCATAATTAATCCTGTAAAATAAGCTGCGTAATCACTGGCGAAACCAATTGTATTTTTTGGTCCTTCATTATAGTTAAAAGTATCTACAACCAAATTTTCTAACATTTCCTTTTCTAACAATGCTTCCTTATAAGTAAAATCACCTTTATTTAATGTATTTAATTTATCATCGAATTCTTTCAGAGTGATCTTATAATCTTCTAAATATGATCTTGCAATACTTATTCTATTTAAGATAAAGTATTCAGCAACTTCTTCTGATGTTAATTCCGTCATTACTCCACTGTAATTTTCATCATATTTCTTCTGTACTTTGGCCTCAAGAGATTGTGAAATTTCCAAGGCATCTTCTATCTTCTGTTCTGTTATCTTTCCCTCCCACTGTTTTGCAACTACTTGCAGTTCCTCCTTAATATCTACAGCAGAAGTATCTAAATTATTAGGAATTCTCGATTCGTTAAACATGATCATACCAAAAAGGAGAAGCATAAGTATCATCGAAATGTATATCCCTTTTTGTCTAAATATTTTATATAATTCAAATTTCACTAGTTGTTTCATCGTACTACCTCCTGTTCGAATAAATAGCAATCTTCAAGGTTCGGTGTTAATCTCTCAAATGAAACATCATTTACTGATCTCTAAACATGTTTATGATATTTTCAATTGTTAAATTCAAGTGGAACACCTTTCAAATTTGACTAATATTGCAGTGCAAATAAAAATGACGTTAGTAGTATACTAGTCCTTAGTTTTTTTACCTCGGTTAGTTAAACGAAATGAAGTTAGGAAAAGTTTTAAAAAGATATTTGTAAATAATAGGATTTAAATTATTAATTGAAATAAATGATGTAAGTTCTGCAAATGATTAAGGAAAAACAAAAGACCATCTTCTCAAGATTTAAATGAGAAATTGGCTTTCTTGTTATATGTTCTTACGATAGAAATACTTCAAATAATTATAGTTTATTTTGATAGCCTATCTAAACAAGAAACAGCTGAAGAAAAAGTTAAAAAACCTCTTTCATATTCAGGATACATCCCCCTATCTTTACATTCTTGTACTAACGTTTGATTGTTATTTTCATTCGTGTAAACAGAGTAGCTAAAAAAGATTACTATTAAGACAATGCTAATATATATAAAAGACTTTTTATTCATTTTCACGCTAATTTTCACACCCTCACTTATCACTAGTATTTACCTATAAACTTAAACGAAATCGACAGCATAAAAGTTTTAAACATAACTTAAAACTTATTTAATGAACATACGAAGCCCCATAAACGACTGTTTATGGGGCTTCTAACTACATATGAAAATTTGTATTTATTACTGTATTCACAAGAAGTTATATACAAAGCTAATGACTGCAGACAACACTATTATTTAATAGCTTCAAACCACTTAATTTTTTCTCTCATACCAACGACATTACCAACGAGTACAACAGCTGGGTGAGTAATATTCTCTTTTTGAGAGATTTCAAAAATCGAATGTAATTCTCCAGTTACTGTTCTTTGTTCCGCTGTTGTTCCCCATTCAATCATGGCAACCGGTGTTGAAGGATCTTTCCCGTTATTTATTAATTGTGTACAAATATGTTTAAGATTACCTACACCCATATAAAATGCAATCGTATCAATTCCTTGAGCAAGCGCCTGCCAGTTAATCATGTCTTGTCCTTTGCTTTCTCGACCATGGCCAGTTACAATCGCAAATGATGATGCATGATCTCTGTGAGTAACAGGAATTCCAGCATAAGCAGGTGCCGCAATACCAGATGTAATCCCTGGAATAACCTCGTAAGGAATGTCATTTGTGGCTAACACTTCTGCCTCTTCTCCACCCCTACCAAAGACGAAAGGATCTCCCCCTTTCAAACGAGTTACAACTTTCCCTTCAAGTGCTTTTTCAACGAGAAGTTCATTTATTTGCTCTTGAATTAGTTCATGCTTACCAGGAAGCTTGCCGCAAAAAATCAATTCTGCTCCATCTTTTGCATGCTT from Bacillus sp. SM2101 encodes:
- a CDS encoding ABC transporter permease subunit → MKQLVKFELYKIFRQKGIYISMILMLLLFGMIMFNESRIPNNLDTSAVDIKEELQVVAKQWEGKITEQKIEDALEISQSLEAKVQKKYDENYSGVMTELTSEEVAEYFILNRISIARSYLEDYKITLKEFDDKLNTLNKGDFTYKEALLEKEMLENLVVDTFNYNEGPKNTIGFASDYAAYFTGLIMLVGLASVFVNETSTGMDQLIYSTRHGRKIVVTAKIIAATVLILVITMSWVIFDVLMNTYIYGTSGWSSSIQNLGYPQSPYSLTGLEYFGIQIGAHVLSAFAFMAFIFAVSAVSKNVLVSFIISAIVFILPSISMPTPLWEYVKKYSFGSFMSASEFINPFHAINVVGVPILDPIVHYPLVALLGIIFTIVVYNTIRRKQVA
- the cobA gene encoding uroporphyrinogen-III C-methyltransferase, encoding MKKGKVYIVGAGPGDPKLITLRGLECIQEADVIAYDRLISNELLKHAKDGAELIFCGKLPGKHELIQEQINELLVEKALEGKVVTRLKGGDPFVFGRGGEEAEVLATNDIPYEVIPGITSGIAAPAYAGIPVTHRDHASSFAIVTGHGRESKGQDMINWQALAQGIDTIAFYMGVGNLKHICTQLINNGKDPSTPVAMIEWGTTAEQRTVTGELHSIFEISQKENITHPAVVLVGNVVGMREKIKWFEAIK